A window of Streptomyces gilvosporeus contains these coding sequences:
- the ehuB gene encoding ectoine/hydroxyectoine ABC transporter substrate-binding protein EhuB — MAPHQEKTSDITQPSTGGIRRRSLLAGVAALGATGAIGATSACSRVSTAQAQDGGHLLERLRAKGSVTLGLAGEQPYGYIGKDGKMTGSAPSIARVIFKRLGVPKVEPFPTDFGSLIVGLNSQQFDVVAAGMYINPERCAKVIFADPEYQMLDAFIVRKGNPLKLHSYKDIARAKAKMATGVGYAEIGYAQEAGVKNITTLPDQLAGLLAVEQGRVDVFAGTAVTVRNVVRQSRTTQAEATGEVTPYVNGKPHIDVGGFAFRTPETRLRDAFNRELHKMKKSGELLEIMRPFGFTKEQMTSITAKEKCRP; from the coding sequence ATGGCTCCACACCAGGAGAAGACCTCAGACATCACACAACCATCGACAGGCGGCATCCGTCGCCGCTCGCTGCTCGCGGGGGTAGCGGCGCTCGGCGCAACGGGGGCGATAGGAGCGACCAGTGCGTGCAGCCGGGTCTCGACGGCCCAGGCCCAGGACGGCGGGCACCTGCTGGAACGGCTTCGGGCGAAAGGCTCGGTGACGCTGGGTCTGGCGGGCGAGCAGCCGTACGGGTACATCGGCAAGGACGGGAAGATGACCGGCTCGGCGCCGTCCATCGCCCGGGTGATCTTCAAACGGCTCGGCGTGCCGAAGGTCGAGCCGTTTCCCACGGATTTCGGCTCGCTGATCGTCGGGCTGAACTCCCAGCAGTTCGATGTGGTCGCCGCCGGGATGTACATCAATCCGGAGCGCTGCGCAAAGGTCATCTTCGCCGATCCCGAATACCAGATGCTCGACGCCTTCATCGTCCGCAAGGGCAATCCGCTCAAGCTCCACTCGTACAAGGACATCGCCCGGGCCAAGGCGAAAATGGCGACGGGCGTCGGCTACGCCGAGATCGGCTATGCCCAGGAGGCCGGCGTCAAGAACATCACCACGCTGCCGGACCAGTTGGCGGGGCTCCTCGCCGTCGAGCAGGGGCGGGTGGACGTCTTCGCCGGTACGGCCGTGACCGTGCGCAATGTCGTGCGGCAGTCGAGGACCACCCAGGCCGAGGCGACCGGCGAGGTCACCCCGTATGTGAACGGCAAACCGCACATCGACGTCGGCGGCTTCGCGTTCCGCACGCCGGAGACGCGGCTGCGCGATGCGTTCAACCGCGAGCTGCACAAGATGAAGAAGTCGGGCGAACTCCTCGAGATCATGCGGCCCTTCGGCTTCACCAAGGAGCAGATGACGAGCATCACCGCCAAGGAGAAGTGCCGGCCATGA